The Celeribacter marinus genome window below encodes:
- the recG gene encoding ATP-dependent DNA helicase RecG produces the protein MSGGRPDILFPLFAGLETLTGVGPKTAKAMAGLNVERPRDLLFTLPNSVIDRRRRDTVQGAHIGEVVTVEVTVVRHQKPSRKGLPYRVTVEDDALAFQLVFFRGAPDWIEKQLPLGERRLVSGKVEMYDGQFQMPHPDHILAVEDAGTLPKFEPVYPLAAGVTQKVMVKAVAATRALVPVVNEWIDANLRAREGWPDFSTALEQAHVPLSGHEIAATSPARQRLAYDELFSHQVTLALARAQVRRAKGRQNTSNGALRARVLAALPFTPTGAQERAMVAIADDMASPKRMNRLLMGDVGSGKTLVALDALLVAVEAGGQGVMMAPTEILARQHLEGLRPLAEAAGVVLELLTGRDKGRERKAKLEALARGDIQILVGTHAVFQDDVIYHDLRLAIVDEQHRFGVSQRMALAKKGSGVDVLVMTATPIPRSLSLAQFGDMDVSILDEKPPGRTPVKTALNSTERLADVIAHLKSATDEGRQAYWVCPLVEESEVVDMMAAEERFKVLRAALGEGRVGLVHGQMPPEAKDDTMRRFAAGELLVLVATTVIEVGVNVPNASIMVIERAEHFGLAQLHQLRGRVGRGAVASTCLLLYQAPLTQSGRRRLDIMRDTDDGFRIAEEDLAIRGAGDVLGTAQSGLPRFRVADLERQSALMALAQSDARALLTLDPKLESPRGVAVRVLLWLMGRDEAIRLISVG, from the coding sequence ATGAGCGGGGGACGCCCTGATATCCTATTCCCTTTGTTCGCGGGGCTAGAGACGCTCACGGGCGTTGGTCCGAAAACGGCCAAAGCGATGGCTGGCCTGAACGTTGAGCGGCCGCGTGATCTATTGTTTACTCTGCCCAATTCGGTGATTGACCGGCGCCGCCGTGACACGGTGCAGGGCGCCCACATCGGTGAGGTCGTCACCGTCGAAGTCACAGTCGTGCGTCATCAAAAGCCGTCTCGCAAAGGCTTGCCCTACCGCGTTACGGTCGAGGATGACGCGCTGGCCTTTCAGCTGGTCTTCTTTCGTGGTGCTCCTGATTGGATCGAAAAACAACTGCCTCTTGGCGAGCGGCGTCTCGTGTCGGGTAAGGTCGAGATGTACGATGGCCAGTTTCAAATGCCCCATCCCGATCACATACTGGCGGTAGAGGACGCGGGAACATTGCCGAAATTCGAACCGGTTTATCCCCTTGCGGCCGGTGTTACGCAAAAAGTGATGGTAAAGGCAGTCGCGGCCACGCGGGCCTTGGTGCCTGTTGTTAATGAATGGATCGACGCCAATTTGCGCGCGCGCGAGGGGTGGCCCGATTTTTCCACTGCTTTGGAACAGGCACATGTGCCGCTCTCAGGCCATGAAATTGCGGCGACATCGCCGGCGCGTCAACGTCTTGCCTATGACGAATTGTTCTCGCATCAGGTCACGCTTGCCCTTGCGCGTGCGCAGGTGCGCCGAGCAAAGGGGCGTCAAAACACCAGTAACGGCGCGTTGCGCGCGCGGGTTTTGGCCGCCTTACCGTTTACGCCCACAGGCGCGCAAGAGCGCGCGATGGTTGCGATTGCCGATGATATGGCCAGCCCAAAACGCATGAACCGTTTATTGATGGGTGATGTCGGGTCGGGCAAAACCTTGGTCGCGCTTGACGCGCTTTTGGTTGCGGTCGAGGCTGGCGGGCAGGGGGTTATGATGGCCCCGACAGAGATCCTTGCGCGCCAACATCTTGAGGGATTGCGCCCCTTGGCCGAGGCGGCGGGTGTGGTGCTTGAGCTGCTCACAGGGCGCGACAAAGGGCGCGAACGCAAAGCGAAATTGGAGGCATTGGCGCGTGGTGATATCCAGATTTTGGTGGGCACGCATGCGGTGTTTCAAGACGACGTTATCTACCACGATCTGCGATTGGCGATTGTCGACGAACAGCACCGGTTTGGCGTCTCGCAACGCATGGCTTTGGCCAAAAAAGGCAGCGGTGTCGACGTCTTGGTGATGACTGCAACGCCTATTCCGCGCTCGCTATCATTGGCGCAATTTGGCGATATGGACGTCTCAATTCTGGATGAAAAACCGCCCGGACGCACGCCGGTCAAGACCGCGTTGAATTCGACCGAACGATTGGCGGATGTCATCGCGCATCTCAAATCGGCCACCGATGAGGGGCGTCAGGCCTATTGGGTCTGCCCCTTGGTCGAGGAAAGCGAAGTGGTGGACATGATGGCCGCCGAGGAGCGGTTCAAAGTGTTGCGCGCGGCCTTGGGCGAGGGGCGTGTCGGATTGGTGCATGGCCAGATGCCACCGGAGGCCAAGGACGACACCATGCGGCGGTTCGCGGCCGGAGAGCTGTTGGTTTTGGTCGCCACAACCGTAATCGAGGTCGGCGTTAACGTCCCCAATGCGTCGATCATGGTGATCGAGCGCGCAGAGCATTTCGGATTGGCGCAGCTGCATCAATTGCGTGGGCGGGTCGGGCGCGGCGCGGTCGCATCGACGTGCCTGTTGTTGTATCAGGCGCCTTTGACGCAAAGTGGGCGCAGGCGTCTCGATATCATGCGCGATACCGATGATGGATTTCGGATTGCCGAAGAAGACCTTGCGATCCGTGGCGCGGGCGATGTGTTGGGTACGGCGCAGTCGGGCCTGCCACGGTTTCGAGTGGCGGATTTGGAGCGACAATCGGCGTTGATGGCATTGGCACAAAGTGACGCGCGGGCGTTACTGACCCTCGATCCCAAACTGGAAAGCCCACGTGGTGTGGCTGTGCGCGTTCTTTTGTGGCTCATGGGGCGAGATGAGGCGATCCGTTTAATTTCAGTGGGTTAG
- the ligA gene encoding NAD-dependent DNA ligase LigA has product MSADTPLDQVNVEALTRDQAAVELARLAAVLMQANTAYHTADAPVMDDASFDALKRRNAAIEHRFPNLKRADTPTDQVGAAPSDGFGKITHAVRMMSLSNGFEDADIREFDASVRKYLAAPGEIAYTAEPKIDGLSLSLRYENGILMHAATRGDGAVGENVTANARKITSIPQLIDGAPDVLEVRGEVYMTHADFAALNARHAERGGKTFANPRNAAAGSLRQLDAEITRARPLAFFAYAWGELSAPLADTQMGAIAQLSAFGFATNPLTQRFTDLAQMLDHYRQIEAARATLGYDIDGVVYKVDRLDLQRRLGFRSTTPRWAIAHKFPAELAWTRLEGIDIQVGRTGALSPVARLSPVTVGGVVVSNATLHNEDYIAGYDSKGETIRGGKDIRIGDWVQVYRAGDVIPKIADVDLSKRPEVTTPFEMPVSCPECGSDAIREEGDAVRRCSGGMICPAQAVEKLKHFVSRGAFDIEGLGAKQVEQFYHDGWVREPADIFTLRDRFGSGLQQLKNREGWGAKSAANLFDAIDEKRTIPLAKLIFALGIRHVGENSATLLATSYGAWDTFEAAMTHAELGRGAAWAELLDIDGVGAVMAGSLVAAFHQERERASIDRLVAHLSVINAESPTSDSPVSGKTVVFTGSLEKMTRAEAKARAESLGAKVAGSVSKKTDLLVAGPGAGSKEKKAAELGVATLDEDGWLALIGDA; this is encoded by the coding sequence ATGTCCGCAGATACGCCGTTGGATCAGGTGAATGTTGAGGCGTTGACCCGCGATCAGGCGGCTGTGGAACTTGCGCGTCTCGCCGCTGTTTTGATGCAGGCCAATACCGCCTATCATACCGCCGATGCGCCTGTGATGGATGACGCCAGTTTCGACGCGCTCAAGCGGCGCAATGCGGCAATAGAACACCGATTTCCAAACCTTAAACGTGCGGACACGCCCACAGATCAGGTCGGCGCAGCTCCGTCCGATGGGTTTGGGAAAATCACACACGCGGTTCGGATGATGTCGCTCTCCAACGGGTTTGAGGATGCGGATATCCGTGAGTTTGACGCCTCTGTGCGTAAATACCTCGCCGCACCGGGCGAAATTGCCTACACAGCCGAGCCAAAGATTGACGGGCTATCGTTATCCCTACGCTATGAAAACGGTATTCTGATGCACGCGGCGACCCGTGGCGATGGTGCCGTGGGCGAAAACGTGACGGCCAATGCCCGCAAGATCACGTCTATCCCGCAATTAATCGACGGTGCGCCTGATGTGTTGGAGGTGCGCGGCGAAGTCTACATGACCCACGCCGATTTCGCCGCTCTCAATGCGCGCCATGCTGAGCGTGGGGGCAAAACATTCGCCAATCCGCGCAACGCCGCCGCCGGATCGCTCCGCCAACTCGATGCCGAGATTACCCGCGCGCGCCCCTTGGCGTTTTTTGCCTATGCATGGGGCGAATTGTCCGCGCCTTTGGCCGACACACAAATGGGCGCGATTGCGCAGTTGTCCGCATTCGGGTTCGCAACCAACCCACTGACGCAACGGTTCACGGATCTCGCACAGATGCTGGATCACTACCGCCAGATCGAAGCGGCCCGCGCCACACTTGGCTATGACATCGACGGCGTGGTCTACAAGGTGGATCGCCTTGATTTACAACGCCGTTTGGGGTTCCGATCCACCACGCCACGGTGGGCAATCGCGCATAAATTCCCCGCCGAACTGGCATGGACGCGGCTTGAGGGGATCGACATTCAAGTCGGCCGCACCGGTGCGCTATCGCCCGTGGCCCGTCTGTCGCCCGTCACCGTGGGCGGTGTCGTGGTGTCGAACGCCACTTTGCACAACGAGGATTATATCGCCGGATATGACAGCAAGGGCGAGACCATTCGCGGCGGCAAAGACATTCGGATCGGCGACTGGGTTCAGGTGTACCGCGCGGGCGATGTGATCCCGAAAATTGCCGATGTCGATTTGTCCAAGCGCCCAGAGGTCACGACCCCGTTCGAGATGCCCGTGAGCTGTCCTGAATGCGGATCAGATGCCATTCGCGAAGAGGGCGACGCGGTGCGGCGGTGTTCTGGTGGCATGATTTGTCCCGCGCAAGCGGTTGAAAAGCTAAAGCATTTCGTATCTCGCGGCGCGTTTGATATCGAGGGGCTTGGTGCCAAACAGGTCGAGCAATTCTACCATGACGGATGGGTGCGCGAACCCGCCGATATTTTCACCCTGCGCGACCGTTTTGGGTCGGGCTTGCAGCAGCTCAAAAACCGCGAAGGCTGGGGCGCGAAATCTGCCGCCAACCTGTTCGATGCGATTGACGAGAAACGCACGATCCCTCTGGCGAAACTGATCTTTGCTCTTGGCATTCGTCATGTGGGTGAAAATTCCGCCACGCTTTTGGCCACATCGTACGGCGCGTGGGACACATTCGAGGCGGCGATGACCCACGCGGAATTGGGGCGCGGTGCGGCATGGGCCGAGTTGTTGGACATAGACGGAGTGGGCGCGGTGATGGCCGGATCGCTTGTGGCGGCGTTTCATCAGGAGCGTGAACGCGCCTCAATCGACCGTCTCGTGGCGCATTTGAGCGTGATCAATGCCGAGAGCCCCACATCTGACAGCCCCGTAAGTGGCAAAACGGTCGTGTTTACAGGCAGTTTAGAGAAAATGACCCGTGCCGAGGCCAAGGCGCGCGCGGAATCCCTTGGGGCGAAAGTCGCAGGCTCTGTGTCCAAAAAGACCGACTTGCTCGTCGCGGGACCGGGGGCGGGATCGAAAGAGAAAAAGGCGGCGGAGTTAGGCGTTGCAACACTGGACGAGGACGGTTGGCTCGCGCTGATCGGTGACGCATGA
- the ctrA gene encoding response regulator transcription factor CtrA has product MRISLIEDDPTTSKSIEMMLSHANLNVYSTDLGEEGIDLAKLYDYDLILLDLGLPDMNGHEVLRQLRLARVDTPILILSGADDTENKIKGFGFGADDYLTKPFHREELVARIHAIIRRSKGHSQSIIKTGKIDVNLDAKTVAVGGRPVHLTGKEYQMLELLSLRKGTTLTKEMFLNHLYGGMDEPELKIIDVFICKLRKKLATATDGDNYIETVWGRGYVLRDPEPSELDQPLAVGA; this is encoded by the coding sequence ATGCGAATTTCGCTCATCGAAGATGACCCCACCACGTCCAAAAGCATCGAAATGATGCTCTCCCATGCCAATTTGAATGTCTATTCAACGGACTTGGGCGAGGAGGGAATAGATCTTGCGAAGCTATATGATTACGACCTGATCCTTTTGGATCTTGGCCTGCCTGATATGAACGGCCATGAGGTGCTGCGCCAGCTGCGTCTGGCCCGTGTTGACACGCCGATTCTGATTTTGTCAGGGGCCGACGACACGGAAAATAAGATTAAGGGATTTGGATTTGGTGCAGACGATTATCTGACCAAACCGTTCCACCGCGAAGAGTTGGTAGCACGTATTCACGCGATCATTCGCCGCTCGAAAGGGCATTCCCAATCCATCATCAAGACCGGTAAAATCGATGTAAACCTCGATGCCAAAACCGTTGCGGTGGGCGGGCGTCCTGTGCATTTGACCGGTAAAGAGTACCAGATGCTTGAGCTGCTTTCCTTGCGCAAGGGGACAACCCTGACCAAGGAAATGTTCCTCAACCATCTATACGGCGGCATGGATGAGCCTGAATTGAAAATCATTGACGTTTTCATCTGTAAACTGCGTAAAAAACTCGCGACTGCAACGGATGGTGACAATTATATCGAAACGGTTTGGGGGCGTGGGTATGTGTTGCGCGATCCTGAGCCGAGCGAACTGGATCAACCGCTTGCGGTTGGTGCGTAG
- a CDS encoding DUF1153 domain-containing protein has translation MYLKKVDGPRAVTLPDGTVMTRADLPPTATRRWVASRKACVVKGVVFGLISESEALKMYGLSDEEFQSWKSAIRDHGEAALKATSIQKYRQP, from the coding sequence ATGTATCTAAAAAAAGTCGATGGTCCGCGCGCTGTGACCCTTCCGGATGGAACGGTGATGACGCGCGCCGATCTGCCACCAACAGCGACCCGCAGGTGGGTTGCCTCGCGAAAGGCCTGTGTCGTCAAAGGTGTTGTTTTCGGACTTATTTCCGAAAGCGAAGCGCTCAAGATGTACGGATTGTCCGATGAGGAGTTCCAATCATGGAAGTCGGCCATCCGGGATCACGGCGAAGCTGCGCTAAAAGCAACCTCTATTCAAAAATATAGACAACCTTAG
- the mnmA gene encoding tRNA 2-thiouridine(34) synthase MnmA — protein sequence MAHDGAHPLNSLGFAKPPAETRVVVAMSGGVDSSVVAAQLAEEGYDVIGVTLQLYDHGAALAKKGACCAGRDIHDARRVAEDMGFPHYVLDYENVFKDAVIDEFADSYLAGATPVPCIRCNEKVKFKDLLETAKDLDADCMATGHYIQRSDGAQGPQLHSAADANRDQSYFLFSTTPAQLDYLRFPLGHLPSKEATRALAAKYGLSVADKPDSQDICFVPNGNYAAVIEKLRPGAAEPGEIVDHEGNVRGTHNGVLHYTIGQRRGIGIGGLADPLYVVKLDVDKKQVIVGPKEMLATRKIPVREINWLGDEPFMSREEWHVLVRVRSTRPPREAIIRPISDTEAEVELIVAEEGVSPGQACVFYDDNSTRIFGGGWIWRGY from the coding sequence ATGGCTCATGACGGCGCACATCCGCTGAATTCTCTTGGCTTTGCCAAGCCCCCCGCCGAGACCCGTGTGGTCGTGGCGATGTCGGGCGGCGTGGATAGCTCCGTTGTGGCCGCACAGCTCGCAGAGGAAGGCTATGACGTCATAGGCGTCACACTTCAGCTTTATGATCACGGCGCGGCCTTGGCCAAAAAAGGCGCGTGTTGCGCGGGGCGTGATATCCATGACGCACGCCGCGTGGCCGAAGATATGGGATTCCCCCACTACGTCCTCGACTATGAAAACGTGTTCAAAGACGCGGTGATTGACGAATTCGCCGACAGTTATCTGGCGGGGGCCACCCCCGTGCCCTGCATCCGGTGCAATGAAAAAGTGAAATTCAAGGACCTGTTGGAAACGGCAAAGGATCTTGATGCCGATTGCATGGCCACGGGACACTATATTCAGCGCAGCGATGGCGCACAGGGGCCGCAATTGCACTCAGCCGCCGATGCGAATCGTGACCAATCCTATTTCCTGTTCTCGACCACGCCCGCACAGCTTGACTATCTGCGCTTCCCGTTGGGGCATTTGCCGTCAAAAGAGGCAACGCGGGCGCTTGCGGCCAAATACGGACTATCGGTTGCGGACAAGCCCGACAGTCAGGACATTTGTTTCGTGCCCAACGGCAACTACGCCGCCGTGATTGAGAAATTGCGCCCTGGTGCGGCGGAACCCGGTGAAATTGTCGATCATGAGGGCAATGTGCGCGGCACGCACAACGGCGTGTTGCACTATACAATTGGCCAACGGCGCGGGATTGGCATCGGTGGCTTGGCCGATCCGCTCTACGTGGTCAAACTCGACGTAGACAAAAAACAGGTCATCGTTGGCCCCAAAGAGATGTTGGCCACGCGCAAAATTCCCGTCCGCGAGATCAACTGGCTTGGCGATGAGCCGTTTATGTCGCGCGAGGAATGGCATGTGTTGGTGCGCGTGCGCTCCACCCGTCCGCCGCGCGAGGCGATTATTCGCCCGATTTCAGATACCGAAGCCGAGGTGGAATTGATTGTCGCCGAGGAAGGCGTCTCACCCGGTCAGGCCTGTGTGTTTTATGATGACAACAGCACGCGTATCTTTGGTGGCGGCTGGATCTGGCGCGGCTATTGA
- a CDS encoding DUF2059 domain-containing protein, whose protein sequence is MLKNAFPAFAIAVSLVAACPAASETREERLAVATEYNDLAIADMDMGRVISQMYLPILTQIRTSGRTVTEAQEADIQDLYMEAFEQPMYEVMGETSGIMADMFTLDEIVALRDFYKTAEGRAVMVKMPDMIGAQQPMIIEMVTAKMPSVMEQLQDILEPK, encoded by the coding sequence ATGTTGAAAAATGCCTTTCCCGCTTTTGCCATTGCCGTCAGCCTTGTAGCCGCATGTCCTGCCGCATCCGAGACACGTGAGGAACGCCTCGCAGTTGCTACTGAATACAACGATCTGGCCATTGCGGATATGGATATGGGCCGCGTGATCTCGCAAATGTATCTGCCAATTTTGACGCAAATTCGCACCAGCGGGCGCACCGTCACCGAGGCTCAGGAAGCCGACATTCAAGACCTATACATGGAGGCCTTCGAGCAGCCTATGTATGAGGTCATGGGCGAGACATCAGGCATTATGGCCGATATGTTCACCTTGGATGAAATCGTCGCGCTGCGTGATTTCTACAAAACCGCCGAAGGGCGCGCCGTCATGGTCAAAATGCCCGATATGATCGGCGCACAGCAACCGATGATCATCGAGATGGTCACTGCAAAAATGCCGTCCGTTATGGAACAACTTCAAGACATTTTGGAGCCAAAGTAG
- a CDS encoding zinc ribbon domain-containing protein encodes MIQCQSCGLAMHKDPMGGGTEADGTKSTSFCSNCYNNGAFTAYFGTAKEMQAFCKTQMRKSGVLTPIAWIFTQQIPFLDRWRED; translated from the coding sequence ATGATTCAATGTCAAAGTTGCGGCCTCGCTATGCACAAAGATCCAATGGGCGGTGGCACCGAAGCCGATGGCACAAAATCCACGTCGTTTTGCTCCAATTGCTATAACAACGGCGCATTTACAGCCTATTTTGGCACCGCCAAAGAAATGCAGGCCTTTTGCAAAACACAGATGCGAAAAAGCGGTGTATTAACCCCTATCGCATGGATTTTCACCCAACAAATCCCCTTTTTAGACCGATGGAGAGAGGATTAG